The following are encoded together in the Nocardioides okcheonensis genome:
- the infA gene encoding translation initiation factor IF-1 translates to MPKKEGVIEIEGTVVEALPNAMFRVELANGHKVLAHISGKMRQHYIRILPEDRVVVELSPYDLTRGRIVYRYK, encoded by the coding sequence ATGCCGAAGAAAGAAGGCGTGATCGAGATCGAGGGCACCGTCGTGGAGGCCCTTCCCAACGCCATGTTCCGTGTGGAGCTGGCCAACGGGCACAAGGTGCTCGCGCACATCAGCGGCAAGATGCGACAGCACTACATCCGGATCCTCCCCGAGGACCGGGTCGTGGTGGAGCTCTCGCCGTACGACCTCACCCGGGGTCGGATCGTCTACCGCTACAAGTAA
- the rpmJ gene encoding 50S ribosomal protein L36 — protein sequence MKVNPSVKPICDKCKVIRRHGRVMVICENPRHKQRQG from the coding sequence ATGAAGGTCAACCCCAGCGTCAAGCCCATCTGTGACAAGTGCAAGGTCATCCGCCGTCACGGCCGGGTCATGGTCATCTGCGAGAACCCCCGCCACAAGCAGCGGCAGGGCTGA
- the rpsM gene encoding 30S ribosomal protein S13, translated as MARLVGVDLPRDKRIEVALTYIYGIGRTRAQQLLAATGVDPNARVHTLGDEELVKLRDEIEANFKIEGDLRREVQADIRRKIEIGSYQGRRHRMGLPVRGQRTKTNARTRKGPKRTVAGKKKAK; from the coding sequence ATGGCACGCCTCGTTGGTGTTGACCTCCCGCGCGACAAGCGCATCGAGGTCGCTCTCACCTACATCTACGGCATCGGCCGTACCCGCGCCCAGCAGCTCCTGGCCGCCACCGGCGTCGACCCGAACGCCCGGGTCCACACGCTCGGTGACGAGGAGCTGGTCAAGCTTCGCGACGAGATCGAAGCCAACTTCAAGATCGAGGGTGACCTCCGCCGTGAGGTCCAGGCGGACATCCGCCGCAAGATCGAGATCGGCAGCTACCAGGGTCGCCGCCACCGCATGGGCCTCCCGGTCCGCGGTCAGCGCACCAAGACCAACGCGCGTACCCGCAAGGGCCCCAAGCGCACCGTCGCCGGCAAGAAGAAGGCGAAGTGA
- the rpsK gene encoding 30S ribosomal protein S11, with translation MPPKSRATKVRRKEKKNIAQGEAHIKSTFNNTIVTITDPTGAVISWASAGTVGFKGSRKSTPFAAQMAAEAAGRRAMDHGMKKIDVFVKGPGSGRETAIRSLGAIGLEVGTIQDVTPTPHNGCRPPKRRRV, from the coding sequence ATGCCTCCCAAGAGCCGCGCGACCAAGGTCCGCCGCAAGGAGAAGAAGAACATCGCTCAGGGCGAAGCCCACATCAAGAGCACGTTCAACAACACCATCGTCACCATCACCGACCCGACCGGCGCGGTGATCTCGTGGGCCTCTGCCGGCACCGTCGGCTTCAAGGGCTCGCGCAAGTCGACCCCCTTCGCCGCCCAGATGGCCGCCGAGGCCGCCGGCCGTCGCGCCATGGACCACGGCATGAAGAAGATCGACGTCTTCGTCAAGGGCCCGGGCTCGGGTCGTGAGACCGCCATCCGGTCGCTGGGTGCCATCGGCCTCGAGGTCGGCACCATCCAGGACGTCACGCCCACCCCGCACAACGGATGCCGGCCGCCCAAGCGCCGCCGCGTCTGA
- the rpsD gene encoding 30S ribosomal protein S4, translated as MARYTGPMTRKSRRLGVDLVGGDAAFEKRPYAPGQHGRGRIKESEYLLQLREKQKARFTYGVMEKQFVRYYKEASRRQGKTGDNLLQLLECRLDNVVYRAGFARTRRQARQLVVHGHFLVNGKKVNIPSFQVTDHDIIDVREKSLEMTPLIVARETHGERVTPAWMEVIPSRMRILVHQVPVRAQIDVPVQEQLIVEYYSKK; from the coding sequence ATGGCCCGCTACACCGGTCCCATGACCCGCAAGTCGCGCCGTCTCGGTGTCGACCTCGTCGGCGGCGACGCTGCCTTCGAGAAGCGTCCCTACGCCCCCGGCCAGCACGGCCGCGGCCGCATCAAGGAGTCGGAGTACCTGCTCCAGCTCCGTGAGAAGCAGAAGGCGCGCTTCACCTACGGCGTGATGGAGAAGCAGTTCGTCCGCTACTACAAGGAGGCCAGCCGTCGCCAGGGCAAGACCGGCGACAACCTCCTGCAGCTGCTCGAGTGCCGCCTCGACAACGTGGTCTACCGCGCCGGGTTCGCCCGCACGCGCCGCCAGGCCCGCCAGCTCGTCGTGCACGGCCACTTCCTGGTCAACGGCAAGAAGGTCAACATCCCGTCCTTCCAGGTGACCGACCACGACATCATCGACGTGCGCGAGAAGTCGCTGGAGATGACGCCCCTGATCGTCGCCCGCGAGACCCACGGCGAGCGCGTCACCCCCGCGTGGATGGAGGTCATCCCGTCGCGGATGCGCATCCTGGTCCACCAGGTCCCCGTCCGGGCGCAGATCGACGTCCCGGTCCAGGAGCAGCTCATCGTGGAGTACTACTCCAAGAAGTGA
- a CDS encoding DNA-directed RNA polymerase subunit alpha, whose amino-acid sequence MLIAQRPTLTEETVDEFRSRFVIEPLEPGFGYTLGNSLRRTLLSSIPGASVTSIKVDSVLHEFSTIEGVTEDMTEIILNLKGLVVSSEHDEPVVMYLRKSGAGDVTAADITPPAGVEVHNPDLKIATLSDKGKLEMELVVERGRGYVSSVQNKGADNEIGRMPVDSIYSPVLKVTYKVEATRVEQRTDFDKLVIDVETKPSIRPRDAIASAGKTLVELFGLARELNVEAEGIDIGPSPVDEQLAADLALPVEDLQLTVRSYNCLKREGIHTVGELISRSEQDLLDIRNFGAKSIDEVKAKLVEMGLSLKDSAPGFDPHAALAAYGDDDDDAFIEDEQL is encoded by the coding sequence GTGCTTATCGCTCAGCGCCCGACCCTCACGGAAGAGACCGTCGACGAGTTCCGCTCGCGGTTCGTCATCGAGCCCCTCGAGCCGGGCTTCGGCTACACGCTCGGCAACTCGCTCCGCCGCACCCTCCTGAGCTCGATTCCGGGCGCGTCGGTCACCAGCATCAAGGTGGACTCCGTCCTCCACGAGTTCTCGACCATCGAGGGCGTCACCGAGGACATGACCGAGATCATCCTCAACCTCAAGGGCCTCGTCGTCTCCTCGGAGCACGACGAGCCGGTCGTGATGTACCTGCGCAAGTCGGGTGCCGGTGACGTCACCGCCGCCGACATCACGCCGCCCGCCGGTGTCGAGGTGCACAACCCCGACCTCAAGATCGCCACCCTGTCCGACAAGGGCAAGCTGGAGATGGAGCTCGTCGTCGAGCGTGGCCGCGGCTACGTCTCCTCGGTGCAGAACAAGGGTGCCGACAACGAGATCGGCCGGATGCCGGTCGACTCCATCTACAGCCCCGTGCTGAAGGTGACCTACAAGGTCGAGGCCACCCGCGTCGAGCAGCGCACCGACTTCGACAAGCTCGTCATCGACGTCGAGACCAAGCCGTCGATCCGTCCCCGCGACGCGATCGCCTCGGCCGGCAAGACCCTCGTCGAGCTCTTCGGCCTGGCCCGCGAGCTCAACGTCGAGGCCGAGGGCATCGACATCGGCCCGTCGCCGGTCGACGAGCAGCTCGCCGCCGACCTGGCCCTGCCGGTCGAGGACCTGCAGCTCACGGTCCGCTCGTACAACTGCCTCAAGCGCGAGGGCATCCACACCGTGGGTGAGCTCATCTCCCGCTCGGAGCAGGACCTGCTCGACATCCGCAACTTCGGTGCGAAGTCGATCGACGAGGTCAAGGCCAAGCTCGTCGAGATGGGCCTCTCGCTCAAGGACAGCGCGCCCGGCTTCGACCCGCACGCCGCCCTCGCCGCCTACGGCGACGACGACGACGACGCGTTCATCGAGGACGAGCAGCTCTGA
- the rplQ gene encoding 50S ribosomal protein L17 → MPKPKKGPRLGGSPAHQRLMLSNLATALFEHGRITTTETRARLLRPVAEKLITKAKRGDLHNRREVLKTIRDKSVVHTLFTEIAPVMAERPGGYTRITKIGPRKGDNAPMAVIELVTEAYSPKAPSTKKTEAAAAPAPAPAETEVEETTAADEHEAAAEAHEAAAEEHEAAAEEHEAAAAEHEAAAEAAEAAEGTEDEAKA, encoded by the coding sequence ATGCCCAAGCCCAAGAAGGGTCCCCGCCTCGGCGGCAGCCCGGCCCACCAGCGCCTCATGCTCTCGAACCTGGCGACCGCCCTGTTCGAGCACGGCCGGATCACCACCACCGAGACGCGTGCGCGCCTGCTGCGTCCGGTCGCGGAGAAGCTGATCACCAAGGCCAAGCGGGGCGACCTGCACAACCGTCGCGAGGTCCTCAAGACCATCCGCGACAAGTCGGTCGTGCACACCCTGTTCACCGAGATCGCCCCGGTCATGGCCGAGCGTCCCGGCGGCTACACCCGCATCACGAAGATCGGCCCCCGCAAGGGCGACAACGCCCCCATGGCGGTCATCGAGCTGGTGACCGAGGCCTACAGCCCGAAGGCCCCGTCGACCAAGAAGACCGAGGCCGCCGCCGCTCCCGCGCCGGCGCCTGCGGAGACCGAGGTCGAGGAGACCACGGCTGCCGACGAGCACGAGGCCGCTGCCGAGGCCCACGAGGCTGCTGCCGAGGAGCACGAGGCTGCTGCTGAGGAGCACGAGGCTGCCGCCGCCGAGCACGAGGCCGCCGCCGAGGCTGCCGAGGCTGCGGAGGGCACCGAGGACGAGGCCAAGGCCTGA
- a CDS encoding ketopantoate reductase family protein: MSYVVYGTGAVGGVIGGHLHLAGLPVTLVARGAHLEAIRAHGLVLDAGSGRHRIDAPATDGAAGVGWTDDTVVLLAVKSHQVAAALDDLRRHAPADVAVVCATNGVATEVAALRHFARTYAVCVMLPSSHLEPGVVVASCHPTPAILDVGRVPGGTDATTAAVAADLRTAGIASQERDDIMAWKRRKLVLNLGNGVDAAFTPGPGADELAALAQAEGERVLAATGLSVVTAADDTARRGDVLQRRPDLERRGGSTWQSLHRGTGDSEIDYLAGEVVLQGRLLGLPTPVNEAIVAATRSLAYAGGAARSLDPAAVLATLRR; encoded by the coding sequence ATGAGCTACGTCGTCTACGGCACCGGGGCCGTCGGTGGGGTCATCGGCGGCCACCTGCACCTCGCGGGGCTGCCCGTCACGCTCGTCGCCCGCGGCGCCCACCTCGAGGCGATCCGCGCGCACGGCCTCGTCCTCGACGCCGGCAGCGGCCGGCACCGGATCGACGCGCCCGCCACCGACGGAGCGGCCGGGGTGGGGTGGACCGACGACACCGTCGTCCTGCTCGCCGTGAAGTCCCACCAGGTGGCGGCCGCGCTCGACGACCTGCGCCGCCACGCGCCCGCCGACGTCGCCGTCGTCTGCGCCACCAACGGTGTCGCCACCGAGGTCGCGGCGCTGCGGCACTTCGCCAGGACGTACGCCGTGTGCGTGATGCTCCCGTCGTCGCACCTCGAGCCGGGCGTGGTCGTCGCCTCCTGCCACCCGACACCGGCCATCCTCGACGTCGGACGTGTCCCCGGCGGCACCGACGCGACGACGGCGGCCGTCGCGGCCGACCTCCGCACGGCGGGGATCGCGTCGCAGGAGCGCGACGACATCATGGCCTGGAAGCGCCGCAAGCTGGTGCTCAACCTCGGCAACGGCGTCGATGCGGCGTTCACCCCCGGACCGGGCGCCGACGAGCTCGCCGCGCTCGCGCAGGCCGAGGGCGAGCGTGTCCTCGCCGCCACCGGCCTGAGCGTGGTCACGGCCGCGGACGACACCGCCCGGAGGGGCGACGTCCTGCAGCGGCGCCCCGACCTCGAGCGCCGCGGCGGGTCGACCTGGCAGAGCCTCCACCGCGGCACGGGCGACAGCGAGATCGACTACCTCGCCGGCGAGGTGGTGCTCCAGGGTCGCCTGCTCGGGCTGCCGACACCCGTCAACGAGGCCATCGTCGCGGCGACCCGCTCCCTGGCGTACGCCGGCGGCGCCGCCCGCAGCCTCGACCCCGCCGCGGTACTCGCGACCCTCCGCCGCTGA
- a CDS encoding TIGR03086 family metal-binding protein, whose translation MALPEAPADRHAAVARGFGRLVEQTPDWSAPSPVAGWTARDVVGHLVEWFPGFLAAGGVELPAGPTVADDPWAAWEHHADAVQGLLEQRPDEEFTHPYVGTQTLAEAVDRFYTADVYMHSWDLARAGGQDPGLDEDFAARMLEGMKPIEAMLRDSGQYGPAVAVPDDAPVVDRLMAFIGRDPGWRAS comes from the coding sequence ATGGCCCTCCCCGAGGCTCCCGCCGACCGCCACGCCGCGGTCGCGCGGGGCTTCGGCCGGCTCGTCGAGCAGACGCCCGACTGGTCGGCCCCCTCCCCCGTCGCCGGGTGGACGGCCCGCGACGTGGTCGGCCACCTCGTCGAGTGGTTCCCTGGCTTCCTGGCCGCCGGCGGCGTCGAGCTGCCGGCCGGCCCGACGGTCGCGGACGACCCGTGGGCCGCGTGGGAGCACCACGCCGACGCCGTGCAGGGCCTCCTCGAGCAACGCCCCGACGAGGAGTTCACCCACCCCTACGTCGGCACCCAGACGCTCGCCGAGGCCGTGGACCGGTTCTACACCGCCGACGTCTACATGCACTCCTGGGACCTCGCCCGCGCGGGCGGCCAGGACCCCGGCCTCGACGAGGACTTCGCCGCCCGGATGCTCGAGGGCATGAAGCCGATCGAGGCGATGCTGCGCGACTCCGGCCAGTACGGCCCGGCCGTCGCAGTCCCGGACGACGCACCGGTCGTCGACCGGCTGATGGCCTTCATCGGCCGCGACCCCGGGTGGCGCGCCTCGTAG